Proteins from one Prevotella sp. E2-28 genomic window:
- a CDS encoding HAD family phosphatase: MKYKNIIFDLGNVLVKLDEKACMKAFEQLGLKDTEHIKDNQEVMKLFCDLGLGYVSNQVFFDEFRRIARSKASDKQITDAANKMLLCIPDEKKQVLLYLRQTGHQVYLLSNTNDIHWRYCADVLFPMQEHSVEDYFDGIFLSQELHLEKPDDRIFQTMIETTGINPQESLFIDDLEKNCMAGERNGLHTFQNQDFNDWLALFPTANMSPFSSEILAK; this comes from the coding sequence ATGAAATACAAAAATATTATTTTCGACCTTGGAAATGTGCTGGTAAAACTGGATGAGAAGGCTTGTATGAAGGCCTTCGAGCAACTGGGATTAAAGGATACTGAGCACATCAAGGACAATCAGGAAGTTATGAAACTGTTTTGCGATTTGGGACTGGGATACGTTTCGAATCAGGTGTTTTTTGATGAGTTTCGCAGGATTGCACGTTCTAAAGCTTCCGATAAGCAGATTACGGATGCAGCCAACAAGATGCTCCTGTGTATTCCTGATGAGAAGAAACAGGTGCTACTTTACCTCAGGCAGACAGGCCATCAGGTGTATCTGCTCAGCAATACGAATGATATCCATTGGCGCTATTGTGCCGATGTACTCTTCCCTATGCAGGAGCATAGCGTAGAGGATTATTTTGACGGCATATTCCTTTCACAGGAGTTGCATCTGGAGAAGCCTGACGACAGGATATTCCAAACAATGATTGAGACAACTGGCATCAATCCCCAAGAAAGCCTGTTCATTGATGATCTTGAGAAAAACTGTATGGCAGGTGAACGAAACGGCTTGCATACCTTTCAGAATCAGGATTTTAACGACTGGCTAGCATTATTCCCTACTGCTAACATGAGCCCCTTTTCCTCTGAAATCCTTGCAAAATAA
- a CDS encoding DUF4348 domain-containing protein codes for MNRKLLLFGLMLAFTLTGCKDKKPTMDDESALEEDSVEMADGDNDEESMDELISEETMPAAAEELFDDFLFNFASNKHLQTERIAFPLIVVSEAKSDTLEKKEWQMEHFFMHNEEYTQIYDNEKQMELEQDTSVNHAIVEKIFLDQGFVCQYLFDRKNGRWMLNGMHKQTLSHNSNASFLAFYRRFATDSVFRQSSLKDEIAFSSPDPDNDFERMEGVITPDSWEAFAPELPHGTIYNIVYGHHEPHSKTKIFVLRGIANGLEIELTFHHEHDKWKLTKLSE; via the coding sequence ATGAATAGGAAGCTTCTGCTGTTTGGTTTGATGTTGGCCTTTACCTTGACTGGTTGCAAGGATAAGAAACCTACAATGGATGATGAGTCAGCCCTTGAGGAAGACTCCGTAGAAATGGCTGACGGAGATAATGATGAAGAAAGCATGGATGAACTGATTTCAGAAGAGACCATGCCCGCAGCAGCAGAGGAATTGTTTGATGATTTCCTATTTAATTTCGCGTCAAATAAGCATCTGCAGACAGAACGTATTGCATTCCCATTAATCGTTGTTTCGGAAGCGAAATCTGACACACTGGAGAAGAAAGAGTGGCAAATGGAGCATTTTTTCATGCATAATGAGGAGTACACCCAGATATACGATAATGAGAAGCAGATGGAACTGGAACAGGACACGTCGGTGAATCATGCCATCGTAGAGAAGATTTTCCTGGATCAGGGATTCGTGTGTCAGTATCTGTTTGACCGTAAGAACGGACGATGGATGCTGAACGGTATGCATAAGCAGACGCTGTCGCATAATAGCAACGCGTCGTTCCTAGCGTTCTATAGAAGATTTGCTACGGACTCCGTGTTCCGTCAGAGCAGTTTGAAGGATGAGATTGCCTTCAGCAGTCCTGACCCTGATAATGACTTTGAGAGAATGGAGGGTGTGATTACACCCGACTCATGGGAGGCTTTTGCGCCGGAACTGCCTCACGGTACTATTTATAATATAGTATATGGACATCATGAGCCTCATTCTAAGACAAAGATATTCGTACTGAGAGGCATCGCTAATGGACTGGAGATAGAATTGACTTTCCACCATGAGCATGACAAATGGAAACTGACCAAACTGTCAGAATAA
- the murB gene encoding UDP-N-acetylmuramate dehydrogenase, which produces MKDLRDYSLLNHNTFGIEAKCSRFLEYASVEEAQQVAAILRQEKAPLLIIGGGSNLLLTKDFEGVVIHSAIKGHEVLTAEDENHVLLRVGSGEEWDGIVALCVERGWQGAENLSLIPGDVGASAVQNIGAYGSEASHIIYKVEAVELATGLVCEIMADECQYGYRQSKFKTEWKNRFLITHVTYCLKKQAGTLNIDYGNIRAELDRRNIKEPTLKELREVIIDIRNEKLPDPKIQGNAGSFFMNPVVSREKFEELLAQYPQMPHYHVDDTHEKIPAGWMIDQCGWKGRSLGAAGVHDRQALVLVNRGGATGADVVKLCEQIRKDVAERFGIQIYPEVNII; this is translated from the coding sequence ATGAAAGACTTACGTGACTATAGTTTGCTGAACCATAACACGTTTGGCATAGAGGCGAAGTGCAGCAGGTTCCTAGAGTATGCTTCGGTAGAAGAGGCTCAACAGGTAGCTGCCATACTGCGCCAGGAAAAGGCTCCGCTGCTGATTATAGGTGGTGGTAGTAACTTATTGCTGACGAAGGACTTTGAGGGTGTGGTGATACATTCTGCCATCAAGGGTCATGAGGTGCTGACAGCTGAGGATGAGAATCACGTGCTGTTACGTGTAGGCAGTGGCGAGGAATGGGACGGTATCGTGGCGCTGTGTGTAGAGCGTGGTTGGCAGGGTGCTGAGAACCTGTCGCTGATACCTGGTGACGTGGGTGCCTCTGCCGTTCAAAACATTGGCGCCTACGGAAGTGAGGCCAGTCATATTATCTATAAGGTGGAGGCCGTGGAACTGGCAACAGGACTGGTGTGTGAGATAATGGCTGATGAATGTCAGTATGGCTATCGCCAGAGTAAGTTCAAGACCGAATGGAAGAACCGCTTCCTTATTACCCATGTGACTTACTGTCTGAAGAAACAGGCTGGCACACTGAATATAGACTATGGTAATATCCGTGCGGAACTGGATCGTAGGAACATCAAAGAGCCAACGCTGAAGGAACTACGCGAGGTAATCATAGATATACGTAATGAGAAACTGCCCGACCCGAAGATACAGGGTAATGCTGGTAGCTTCTTTATGAACCCCGTAGTAAGCAGAGAGAAGTTTGAGGAACTGCTGGCGCAATATCCGCAGATGCCTCATTACCACGTGGATGATACGCACGAGAAGATTCCTGCAGGCTGGATGATAGATCAATGTGGATGGAAAGGACGCTCACTGGGGGCTGCCGGTGTGCATGACCGTCAGGCACTGGTGCTGGTGAATCGTGGCGGTGCTACAGGTGCTGATGTGGTAAAGCTCTGTGAACAGATACGTAAGGACGTAGCAGAACGGTTTGGTATTCAAATTTATCCTGAAGTAAACATTATATGA
- a CDS encoding MBL fold metallo-hydrolase, with amino-acid sequence MKITFLGTGTSCGVPVIGCQCRVCQSTDQKDKRLRCSILVETEKTRILVDAGPDFRQQILPQPFRRIDAILVTHSHYDHIGGMDDIRPYCQFGEMNVYADAIARKGMLEMLPYCFAENRYPGVPQIGLHEISAGNAFTIGDIEVMPVRVMHGKLPILGFRFGRFAYITDMKSIEDDQMPLLEGVEVLCVNALRFEKPHHSHQLVDDAVAFARRVGARHTLITHVCHDVGLHDEANKRLPEGMELAFDGQILEL; translated from the coding sequence ATGAAAATCACATTCCTTGGCACAGGCACATCATGTGGCGTACCCGTAATAGGCTGTCAGTGCAGGGTATGTCAGAGTACTGACCAGAAGGATAAGCGTCTGCGCTGCTCCATACTGGTGGAAACAGAGAAGACGCGCATCCTGGTGGATGCTGGGCCCGACTTCCGTCAGCAGATTCTGCCACAGCCATTCCGAAGGATTGACGCTATACTGGTGACACACTCACACTATGATCATATTGGCGGTATGGATGATATCAGACCTTACTGTCAGTTTGGTGAGATGAATGTCTATGCTGATGCTATAGCCCGCAAAGGTATGCTGGAGATGCTGCCTTACTGCTTTGCTGAGAACCGCTACCCAGGGGTGCCTCAGATAGGACTGCATGAGATAAGTGCAGGCAATGCGTTTACCATAGGTGACATAGAAGTGATGCCCGTGCGCGTGATGCATGGGAAGTTGCCCATCCTAGGCTTCCGCTTCGGACGCTTTGCCTATATCACGGATATGAAGAGTATTGAGGATGACCAAATGCCGCTACTGGAGGGCGTGGAGGTGTTGTGTGTCAACGCACTGCGCTTTGAGAAACCTCACCACTCACATCAGCTAGTTGATGATGCTGTAGCCTTTGCACGAAGGGTAGGGGCCAGACATACGCTCATCACCCACGTATGTCATGATGTGGGATTGCATGATGAAGCTAACAAACGTCTGCCTGAAGGTATGGAACTGGCCTTCGACGGACAGATATTGGAACTATAA
- a CDS encoding phage holin family protein: MLSSDKSVETITQLIEMVKHNFELRKEYAKLDLVEKIVRLFSAIALAMTLGVIIAVILLFLSVAFAVWLSQFIGLTYSLLSVAGIYLLLLLFVYGSRKSWIERPLVKYLSRMLLN; encoded by the coding sequence ATGCTGTCAAGCGATAAAAGCGTAGAGACCATCACCCAGCTTATAGAGATGGTGAAACACAACTTCGAGTTGCGCAAGGAGTATGCGAAACTTGATTTGGTGGAGAAGATAGTGCGCCTGTTTAGTGCTATCGCTCTTGCCATGACGTTGGGTGTGATTATTGCCGTGATACTGCTCTTCCTCTCGGTAGCCTTTGCCGTGTGGTTGTCTCAGTTCATCGGGCTTACCTACTCATTATTGTCCGTAGCAGGTATCTATCTTCTCCTGTTGCTCTTTGTTTATGGCTCACGTAAGTCGTGGATAGAGCGCCCATTGGTGAAGTACCTGTCTAGGATGTTACTCAATTAA
- a CDS encoding YtxH domain-containing protein has translation MKGLGYLGAFLGGALAGAAIGILIAPDKGSNTREKISNTVDEFLKKHNIKLNRKDVGDLIEDLDEAAD, from the coding sequence ATGAAAGGTTTAGGTTATTTAGGCGCATTCCTTGGTGGAGCACTGGCAGGTGCAGCCATTGGTATTCTCATTGCTCCTGACAAGGGCAGCAACACGCGCGAAAAGATTTCGAATACCGTTGACGAGTTTCTGAAGAAGCACAACATCAAGTTGAACCGCAAGGATGTGGGCGATTTGATTGAGGATCTGGATGAAGCCGCAGATTAA
- a CDS encoding SPOR domain-containing protein yields MKKYIVLCAGLCLAMSFTGCKSSESAYKKAYEKAQAQAQTTQQEAAPVVQTETPVVTPVVTKPATQTKVVDNLDNVTVRQEKVSVVNGAGLKDFSVVVGSFSVIANAEGLQQRLKNAGYAAQIVKNDERNMYRVIASTFDSKADAVQSRDQLRSTYPDAWLLYYTR; encoded by the coding sequence ATGAAGAAGTACATCGTTTTGTGTGCAGGTCTTTGCCTGGCAATGTCATTTACTGGTTGTAAATCAAGTGAGAGTGCTTACAAGAAGGCTTATGAGAAAGCTCAGGCACAAGCTCAGACTACTCAGCAGGAGGCTGCTCCCGTAGTTCAGACTGAGACACCTGTTGTAACTCCCGTTGTGACAAAGCCCGCTACTCAGACAAAGGTTGTAGATAACCTGGACAATGTTACCGTTCGTCAGGAAAAAGTTTCAGTGGTTAACGGTGCTGGTCTGAAGGACTTCAGCGTTGTAGTAGGTTCTTTCTCAGTAATCGCTAACGCAGAGGGTCTACAGCAGCGTCTGAAGAACGCTGGTTATGCTGCTCAGATCGTAAAGAATGATGAGCGTAACATGTATCGCGTCATCGCTTCTACATTCGACAGCAAGGCTGATGCAGTACAGAGCCGCGACCAGCTGCGTTCTACCTATCCCGATGCATGGTTGCTGTACTACACTCGTTAA
- the ruvX gene encoding Holliday junction resolvase RuvX, protein MARILSIDYGRKRTGLAVTDPLQIIAGGLATVATSELFEWLQAYIAREPVERIVIGEPRQPNGEPSENLARVQQFVNRWRKAVPNIPIEYYDERFTSVLAHQAMIDGGLHKKARQNKGLVDEISATIILEDYMRSRKF, encoded by the coding sequence TTGGCAAGAATACTTTCTATCGACTACGGTCGTAAAAGAACAGGTTTGGCAGTCACCGATCCGTTGCAGATAATTGCTGGCGGATTGGCGACTGTCGCTACTTCTGAGCTCTTTGAATGGTTGCAGGCTTATATAGCACGTGAGCCTGTGGAGCGTATCGTGATAGGTGAGCCTAGGCAGCCTAACGGTGAGCCCAGTGAGAACCTGGCACGTGTGCAACAGTTCGTAAACCGATGGCGTAAGGCAGTACCTAATATCCCCATTGAGTATTACGATGAACGCTTCACGTCAGTACTGGCTCATCAGGCGATGATTGACGGAGGACTGCATAAGAAGGCTCGTCAGAATAAAGGCTTGGTAGATGAAATCAGTGCAACAATTATTCTGGAGGACTATATGCGTTCACGCAAATTTTAA
- the def gene encoding peptide deformylase, giving the protein MILPIYIYGQPVLRKVAEDITPDYPELKQLISDMWETLFQSEGIGLAAPQIGRDIRLVVIDLDPLAEDYPEYKEFRKVYINAHIVEYDETETVASEEGCLSLPAIHEKVTRPTRIRVQWMDENFEQHDEWIDGYQARVMQHEFDHLDGKMFIDRISALRKQLIKSKLKALTMGRYRCGYKTKPVRR; this is encoded by the coding sequence GTGATATTACCTATTTATATTTATGGACAGCCCGTGTTGCGTAAGGTTGCTGAAGATATTACGCCCGACTATCCCGAGTTGAAACAACTTATCAGTGATATGTGGGAGACTCTGTTCCAGTCAGAAGGCATCGGACTGGCTGCCCCACAGATTGGTCGAGACATCCGTCTGGTGGTTATCGACCTGGATCCCCTGGCGGAAGATTATCCTGAGTACAAGGAGTTCCGCAAGGTGTATATCAATGCACATATCGTAGAGTATGACGAGACGGAGACTGTAGCTTCAGAAGAAGGCTGCCTGTCACTGCCTGCAATTCATGAGAAGGTAACACGTCCCACACGTATCCGCGTACAATGGATGGACGAGAATTTTGAACAGCATGACGAATGGATTGATGGCTATCAGGCTCGCGTGATGCAGCATGAGTTTGACCATCTGGACGGAAAGATGTTTATAGACCGTATATCAGCTCTGCGCAAACAACTGATAAAGAGCAAACTAAAGGCGCTGACGATGGGGCGCTACCGCTGTGGATACAAGACAAAACCAGTTAGACGGTAA
- a CDS encoding tetratricopeptide repeat protein yields MKGRRLISLLLFYLFTILPLSAQFKTDRLIAIGRSALYYEDYVLSIQYFNQAVTAKPYLYEPWFYRGIAKYYLDDYIGAENDCSEAIKRNPYVTSLYELRGLTRIQQEKYKDAIEDYSRALKYDPENRGLWHNRVLCRIHDKQYNEALLELDTIQRRWSHYARAYSMRADVYMQMEDTVQALNALDKSIEIDPYDGQSWAARSIIFLSREEWDSAVVQLDKAIHLMPRHAGCYINRALARIHLNNLRGAMADYDMALDLEPNNFLGHYNRGLLRAQVGDDNRAITDFDFVLKLEPDNMLALFNRAVLLDKTGDLKGAIRDYTKVIDEFPNFWTGLEFRAACYRKLGMNKKAEADEFTVYKARLYKHLYGTQPRMDPSQIRKRSDADVEKYNQLVMEDNQESEQEYENEYRGHVQNRRVEMDFLPMFALSYVPQQSDVNSRNTYDEQVEKMNARLKNRQFYISNTHNSLDDAQSAVYFQLIDTLSHTIEYTSSTVGAANLLLQRAVAYSMLQNFEAAIEDLSTYLYIDSTSVLALWQRAVCQMRINRFQASQGTNVQLQNASVRGDLTHALELSPNSAWLLYNLGTLTAMQQDYAAAVNYFTAAIEHEPSLAEAYYNRGLCRLYMKQQQEAVLDLSKAGELGLYHAYSLIKKNKRIAIE; encoded by the coding sequence ATGAAAGGTAGGAGGCTCATAAGTCTTTTACTTTTTTACCTTTTTACTATTTTACCTTTAAGTGCTCAGTTTAAGACTGACCGACTTATAGCCATAGGACGGTCTGCACTGTATTATGAGGATTATGTACTCTCTATCCAGTACTTTAATCAGGCTGTCACGGCCAAGCCATATCTCTATGAGCCGTGGTTCTACAGAGGCATAGCCAAATACTATCTTGACGACTATATAGGTGCTGAGAATGACTGTTCTGAGGCTATCAAGCGTAATCCTTATGTAACCAGTCTGTATGAGTTGCGTGGTCTGACACGCATTCAGCAGGAGAAATACAAGGATGCCATAGAAGACTATTCACGGGCACTGAAGTATGATCCCGAGAATCGTGGACTGTGGCATAACCGTGTACTCTGTCGTATTCACGATAAGCAGTATAATGAGGCTTTACTGGAACTGGATACTATTCAGCGCCGATGGAGCCATTATGCAAGAGCCTATAGTATGAGGGCTGACGTGTATATGCAGATGGAGGATACCGTTCAGGCACTTAATGCACTCGATAAGAGTATAGAGATAGACCCCTATGACGGACAGTCATGGGCTGCAAGGAGTATTATCTTCCTGTCTAGGGAAGAATGGGATTCAGCAGTAGTACAGTTGGATAAGGCTATTCACCTCATGCCAAGACATGCAGGGTGCTACATTAACCGCGCTTTGGCACGTATCCATCTAAACAACCTGCGAGGCGCTATGGCTGACTATGATATGGCGCTCGACTTGGAACCAAACAACTTCCTAGGACACTATAACCGAGGACTGTTGCGTGCACAGGTGGGTGATGATAACCGTGCTATTACTGACTTTGACTTTGTACTAAAGTTAGAGCCTGATAATATGCTGGCCTTGTTTAACAGGGCTGTACTGCTGGATAAAACGGGTGACTTGAAAGGAGCTATCCGTGACTATACCAAGGTGATAGATGAATTCCCGAACTTCTGGACTGGTCTGGAATTTCGTGCTGCCTGCTACAGGAAACTGGGTATGAACAAAAAGGCAGAGGCTGATGAATTTACCGTCTATAAGGCTCGTCTCTATAAGCATCTATACGGTACGCAACCAAGAATGGATCCCAGTCAGATTAGAAAGCGGAGTGATGCTGATGTAGAGAAATACAACCAGCTGGTGATGGAGGATAATCAGGAGTCTGAACAGGAGTATGAAAACGAATATCGCGGACATGTGCAGAATCGTCGCGTGGAAATGGATTTCCTGCCAATGTTTGCCTTGTCGTACGTACCTCAGCAGAGTGATGTGAATAGTCGTAATACGTATGACGAACAGGTGGAAAAGATGAATGCACGGTTGAAGAATCGTCAGTTCTACATTAGCAATACCCACAATTCGCTCGATGATGCACAGTCGGCCGTTTATTTCCAACTCATCGACACGCTCTCGCATACAATTGAGTACACCTCATCTACCGTTGGTGCAGCCAACCTGCTGCTGCAGCGAGCTGTGGCTTACTCTATGCTCCAGAATTTTGAGGCTGCCATTGAGGACCTCTCTACCTATCTGTATATTGACTCTACCTCTGTGCTTGCCCTTTGGCAAAGGGCCGTATGCCAGATGCGTATTAATCGCTTCCAGGCTTCACAAGGCACTAACGTGCAGTTGCAGAATGCCAGTGTGCGTGGTGACCTGACACATGCCCTCGAACTGAGTCCAAACTCTGCATGGTTGCTATACAACCTAGGAACACTGACTGCTATGCAGCAGGACTATGCCGCTGCCGTGAATTATTTCACTGCTGCTATAGAACATGAGCCTTCACTGGCTGAAGCTTACTATAACAGAGGCTTATGCCGCCTGTATATGAAGCAGCAACAAGAAGCTGTACTTGACTTGAGTAAAGCTGGAGAACTGGGACTATATCATGCATATAGCCTCATCAAGAAAAACAAGAGAATAGCTATAGAATAG
- a CDS encoding Rid family hydrolase, translating to MTQHIIYTDAYADLFTFEREGGIKEYHAILHVTDCKKAFSQQLDALMNAYQQLMGNQLKGAVSVFKRYFLSDAANQADEVAAADSSDCAKSIVEQAPLDGTKIALWVYLMTDVETKLLPSELYEVRHGQYRHLWNASAHNMAANSEYQMRLLFNEYVMQLVQEGCTLEANCLRTWLFVNDIDLNYGGVVRARNQVFFTQGLTNNTHFIASTGIGGRMQDPNVLTMMDNYAVAGIQKEQITYLYAPTHLNRTSDYGVSFERGTRVDYGDRRHVLISGTASINNKGMVVHQKDVVKQTLRMWENVEELLKEADCTFDDVAHMIVYLRDGSDYQVVKEMYAERFPNKPIIIVRASVCRPDWLIEMECMAVKAINNDKFPKL from the coding sequence ATGACACAACATATTATTTACACTGACGCATATGCCGATCTCTTCACTTTTGAACGTGAAGGAGGCATTAAGGAATACCACGCTATTCTTCATGTCACAGACTGTAAGAAAGCATTTAGTCAACAATTAGACGCACTGATGAATGCCTATCAGCAACTGATGGGCAATCAATTAAAAGGTGCTGTATCCGTCTTTAAGCGCTATTTCCTGAGCGATGCAGCCAATCAAGCTGACGAAGTAGCAGCTGCAGATAGCAGCGATTGCGCAAAAAGCATTGTAGAACAAGCTCCCTTAGACGGTACCAAGATTGCCTTATGGGTATATCTTATGACAGATGTTGAGACGAAATTACTGCCTAGCGAACTCTATGAGGTTCGTCATGGTCAGTACCGTCATCTGTGGAATGCCAGTGCACATAATATGGCAGCTAATTCAGAATACCAGATGCGCCTGCTGTTTAATGAGTACGTGATGCAACTGGTTCAGGAAGGTTGCACATTGGAAGCCAATTGCCTTCGCACTTGGCTCTTTGTGAATGATATTGATTTAAACTACGGTGGCGTGGTAAGAGCTCGTAATCAGGTATTCTTCACTCAGGGACTGACAAACAACACACACTTCATTGCATCTACAGGTATTGGTGGTCGTATGCAGGACCCCAATGTGCTGACCATGATGGACAACTATGCTGTTGCAGGTATTCAGAAAGAGCAGATTACGTATCTCTATGCGCCTACCCATCTGAATCGTACCAGCGACTATGGTGTAAGTTTCGAGCGTGGCACAAGGGTTGATTATGGTGACCGTCGTCATGTTCTCATCTCAGGTACAGCCAGCATTAACAACAAGGGTATGGTGGTTCATCAGAAAGATGTAGTGAAACAGACTCTCCGTATGTGGGAGAACGTAGAAGAACTTCTGAAAGAAGCCGACTGCACCTTTGATGATGTAGCCCACATGATTGTCTATCTGCGTGATGGCAGTGACTATCAAGTTGTGAAAGAGATGTATGCTGAGCGTTTCCCCAATAAGCCAATTATTATTGTCAGGGCTTCGGTATGTCGTCCCGACTGGCTCATTGAGATGGAATGTATGGCTGTGAAGGCTATCAACAACGATAAGTTCCCTAAGCTATAA